The following coding sequences lie in one Cannabis sativa cultivar Pink pepper isolate KNU-18-1 chromosome 5, ASM2916894v1, whole genome shotgun sequence genomic window:
- the LOC115717220 gene encoding GTP-binding protein yptV1-like isoform X1, producing MHFSVAIANCHSCCLDMQWDTAGQERFRTITNSYYHGAHGIIVVYDVTDQESFNNVKQWLITSNMFSSERMRKKKLKVLFSLRLLFYTIGILISLWRWW from the exons ATGCATTTTTCTGTTGCAATTGCTAATTGTCATTCTTGCTGTTTGGATATGCAGTGGGACACTGCTGGCCAAGAACGTTTCAGGACAATCACCAACAGTTACTACCATGGGGCTCATGGCATTATT GTTGTCTATGATGTCACAGACCAAGAGAGCTTCAATAATGTCAAGCAATGGTTGATTACTTCGAATATGTTTTCAAGTGAAAGAATGAGGaagaaaaaacttaaagttttgtTCTCATTGAGGTTGCTCTTCTACACAATAGGCATTCTGATATCCCTTTGGAGGTGGTGGTAA
- the LOC115717220 gene encoding GTP-binding protein yptV1-like isoform X2 has protein sequence MTTKKGKHSQWDTAGQERFRTITNSYYHGAHGIIVVYDVTDQESFNNVKQWLITSNMFSSERMRKKKLKVLFSLRLLFYTIGILISLWRWW, from the exons ATGACAACAAAGAAAGGAAAGCACTCCCAG TGGGACACTGCTGGCCAAGAACGTTTCAGGACAATCACCAACAGTTACTACCATGGGGCTCATGGCATTATT GTTGTCTATGATGTCACAGACCAAGAGAGCTTCAATAATGTCAAGCAATGGTTGATTACTTCGAATATGTTTTCAAGTGAAAGAATGAGGaagaaaaaacttaaagttttgtTCTCATTGAGGTTGCTCTTCTACACAATAGGCATTCTGATATCCCTTTGGAGGTGGTGGTAA